One genomic window of Sporosarcina ureae includes the following:
- a CDS encoding ABC transporter ATP-binding protein, translating to MNKVLEFTNVSFHYQATKASKPTVIFDQVDWHVKEGEFVSIIGPSGYGKSTLFRLITGLENPDSGQILLDGEVTTKRLGKVGYMPQQDLLMPWRTILENVQLPVELQKRKPSSDEIIQLLADFGLAGEENAYPGNLSGGMRQRVSFLRTILTGSNILLLDEPFSALDAITRLTMQEWLIDQWQKLDKTIVFITHDIDEALFLSDRIFVLAEKPVQAIREVVVPLSRPRTMRDLARPELMELKEQLISELRSEARL from the coding sequence ATGAATAAAGTTTTAGAGTTTACTAATGTCTCTTTTCATTATCAAGCTACGAAAGCTTCGAAACCAACTGTTATTTTCGATCAAGTTGACTGGCACGTGAAGGAAGGCGAATTCGTTAGCATCATTGGACCAAGCGGCTATGGCAAAAGCACGTTATTTCGACTCATCACTGGCCTAGAGAACCCTGACAGTGGACAGATTTTATTGGACGGAGAAGTGACTACGAAACGGTTAGGCAAGGTTGGCTATATGCCCCAGCAAGACTTACTCATGCCGTGGCGGACGATTCTTGAAAATGTTCAATTACCTGTAGAGCTTCAAAAACGTAAACCTTCTTCCGATGAAATCATCCAGTTACTTGCTGACTTCGGACTGGCAGGAGAAGAAAACGCCTATCCTGGAAACTTATCAGGCGGGATGCGACAACGTGTTTCTTTTTTGCGCACAATCCTGACTGGCTCAAATATTTTATTATTGGACGAGCCATTTAGCGCACTAGATGCGATCACGCGGCTGACGATGCAAGAGTGGCTAATCGATCAATGGCAGAAGCTCGATAAAACGATCGTCTTCATCACACATGATATTGACGAAGCCTTATTCCTATCCGATCGCATCTTTGTACTCGCTGAAAAACCGGTACAGGCGATTCGCGAAGTCGTCGTGCCTCTCAGCCGACCACGCACTATGCGAGACTTGGCACGACCGGAACTGATGGAACTGAAAGAGCAACTTATCAGCGAGCTTCGTTCGGAGGCGCGACTATGA
- a CDS encoding DUF4430 domain-containing protein encodes MKKGSRVSKTFSVLVSLWLMLSFVTPTVQAVDTGVEKTEGTVEELANVNTTANHTPAIPEVIRTVDEMLADTLRFYEEERYNKDNFRWGMPGISWTELVGLGASSSQLIDGTARLPEWITKDPELNSDESDTDHIRYIFGLLAVGKDPTTAWETNRNLYAELAAQQKADGSIGPINKHAWAMLALDTGMKRGQDVGTWNAEAKEKALQHLLKQEKEKGGFSLSLNVQDKADPDMTAMVLLALANYQDDSAVNTAIERAKHVLREQQLDTAGWGAWGENSNSIATVISGLVASGEDVTSIEWQKGGKSPVDALSKFQMKNGAFAFTLPADKWVNTIAVEQSLIALQEIKTGKSVWQQFSEEETIEPPVHPTNITFSVETRTMNMGDIISPKQLEIESGDTAFTVLQREVESGSIPFKFTGVGPTLYVKSINNVAEFDGGPLSGWMYSVNGEFPQYSAGIYELKKDDILRWQYTTNLGADLGDDWNPIPNPELSLKSPENVKATVTDRKLQIQVIDEKTGELHPAKVEKTEVVDGKMIVQIGEAGTVLDAVEGLELSSEILQVVVLENDQPYTYFDFENEVQTMKEWTITFSDTLQHDAANLEKVVVRNAMGKTVNVSTTLGEDGKSVKIKPIAGYTKGELYYLTITEVKSANDKVIKEPIRKVFIIE; translated from the coding sequence TTGAAGAAAGGTAGTCGAGTAAGCAAGACGTTTTCTGTGTTAGTAAGCTTGTGGTTGATGTTGTCGTTTGTAACTCCGACAGTACAAGCCGTGGATACAGGAGTAGAGAAAACAGAAGGAACAGTTGAAGAGCTGGCAAATGTAAACACTACTGCGAATCATACCCCAGCTATACCAGAAGTTATTCGTACGGTAGACGAGATGCTAGCGGATACGTTACGTTTTTATGAAGAAGAGAGATATAATAAGGATAACTTTAGATGGGGTATGCCGGGAATTAGTTGGACGGAACTGGTTGGATTGGGCGCATCTAGTTCGCAATTAATTGATGGTACAGCACGATTACCAGAGTGGATTACTAAAGATCCAGAATTAAATAGTGACGAGTCAGATACAGACCATATCCGTTATATCTTTGGTTTGCTGGCAGTAGGGAAGGATCCAACTACTGCGTGGGAAACGAATCGTAATCTGTATGCAGAGTTAGCGGCACAACAAAAAGCAGATGGATCAATTGGTCCTATAAATAAACACGCCTGGGCGATGCTCGCTTTAGATACAGGTATGAAGCGTGGGCAGGACGTAGGAACATGGAATGCTGAAGCGAAAGAAAAAGCGTTACAACATTTGTTAAAGCAAGAAAAGGAAAAGGGTGGATTTTCTCTTTCATTAAACGTACAAGACAAAGCTGATCCCGATATGACAGCGATGGTCTTATTGGCACTAGCAAATTATCAAGATGATAGTGCGGTGAATACAGCCATTGAACGAGCAAAACACGTCTTACGCGAACAACAACTGGATACAGCTGGCTGGGGCGCTTGGGGAGAAAACTCCAACAGTATTGCGACTGTCATTTCAGGACTGGTTGCTTCAGGAGAAGACGTTACATCTATCGAATGGCAAAAAGGTGGGAAATCACCTGTAGATGCATTAAGCAAATTCCAAATGAAAAATGGAGCATTTGCATTCACTTTACCAGCCGATAAATGGGTCAATACGATAGCTGTCGAACAATCTTTAATTGCACTACAAGAAATTAAAACGGGTAAATCTGTCTGGCAACAATTTTCTGAAGAAGAAACTATAGAGCCACCAGTACATCCAACGAATATTACATTTTCCGTAGAAACACGAACAATGAATATGGGGGATATTATTAGCCCAAAACAGTTGGAAATTGAGTCGGGGGATACGGCGTTCACGGTACTACAACGTGAAGTAGAAAGTGGCTCAATACCATTCAAATTTACTGGTGTAGGTCCAACCCTATACGTGAAAAGCATTAATAATGTAGCGGAATTTGATGGCGGTCCGCTAAGTGGCTGGATGTATTCAGTCAATGGTGAATTCCCGCAGTATAGTGCTGGAATTTATGAATTAAAGAAAGACGATATTTTACGTTGGCAGTATACAACGAACTTGGGAGCAGATCTAGGAGATGATTGGAATCCTATACCGAACCCTGAACTCTCACTCAAATCACCTGAAAATGTAAAAGCTACAGTTACAGATAGGAAGCTTCAAATTCAAGTGATAGATGAAAAGACTGGAGAACTGCACCCGGCAAAAGTAGAAAAAACAGAAGTGGTTGACGGAAAGATGATCGTTCAAATCGGGGAAGCGGGCACAGTGCTGGATGCAGTTGAAGGTCTCGAACTCTCTTCAGAAATACTGCAAGTTGTAGTGCTCGAAAATGATCAACCCTATACGTATTTCGATTTTGAAAATGAAGTTCAAACGATGAAAGAGTGGACTATCACGTTTTCAGATACATTACAGCATGATGCTGCGAACTTAGAAAAAGTAGTCGTGAGAAATGCAATGGGTAAAACTGTTAATGTTTCTACAACACTCGGAGAAGATGGAAAATCAGTGAAAATCAAGCCGATTGCTGGATATACTAAAGGCGAACTCTATTATTTAACGATTACCGAAGTGAAATCAGCAAACGATAAAGTAATCAAAGAACCGATTCGCAAAGTATTTATAATCGAATAA
- a CDS encoding TetR/AcrR family transcriptional regulator — MDRREEIILAAEKSFTMFGYKATTMDQVAKIANVGKGTIYTFFSNKEELFHSIVWKMVEEMKNVSEQTAKEGASFQENAHARIMQLLKFRETHQLFIKLIEEEKELRTPAVGDVLTSIEKEILKFIARKIDRGVAKGELKPCDSELIAYLLFKTYLALVNDWSKTHHEQLTEKQITDLLNDTIFSSLLV; from the coding sequence ATGGATCGTAGAGAAGAAATTATATTGGCGGCTGAAAAATCGTTTACGATGTTTGGATATAAAGCGACGACGATGGATCAAGTAGCGAAGATTGCGAATGTGGGGAAAGGTACAATCTATACATTTTTCTCGAATAAAGAAGAGTTATTTCATTCAATTGTCTGGAAAATGGTTGAAGAAATGAAAAACGTCTCCGAACAGACAGCTAAAGAAGGCGCGTCATTTCAAGAGAATGCCCATGCGCGTATTATGCAATTGTTGAAATTTCGCGAGACCCATCAGTTATTTATTAAATTGATCGAAGAAGAGAAAGAGTTACGAACACCTGCTGTAGGAGACGTGTTAACGTCTATAGAGAAGGAAATATTAAAATTCATTGCAAGAAAGATTGATCGCGGTGTCGCAAAAGGTGAATTAAAGCCATGTGACAGCGAGCTAATTGCATATCTTTTATTCAAAACGTATTTAGCACTAGTTAACGATTGGTCAAAGACGCATCATGAACAACTGACGGAAAAGCAAATCACGGACTTGTTGAACGATACGATCTTTTCCAGTTTGTTAGTGTAA